The following are encoded in a window of Oncorhynchus mykiss isolate Arlee chromosome 11, USDA_OmykA_1.1, whole genome shotgun sequence genomic DNA:
- the LOC110535800 gene encoding AN1-type zinc finger protein 5 isoform X2 has product MAQETNPSLTPVLCATGCGFYGNPRNNGMCSVCYKEHLNRQQSSDCSLSQLSPMGAVGSPTSEASAIQRLEASLAKVDPSSGSATDMARTIQGSLPVTQQMTEMSISREDNPDSLEPVVSQPTASSPVTASGDEAKEDTPKPKKNKCFMCRKRVGLTGFDCRCGNLFCGVHRYSDKHNCPYDYKAEAAAKIRKENPVVVADKIQRI; this is encoded by the exons ATGGCCCAAGAGACGAACCCGAGCCTGACGCCTGTGCTTTGTGCCACTGGCTGTGGTTTCTATGGCAACCCCAGAAACAATGGCATGTGCTCGGTCTGCTACAAGGAGCATCTGAACCGACAGCAGAGTAGTGACTGCAGCTTGAGCCAACTTAGCCCAATGG GAGCAGTCGGTAGTCCTACCTCTGAGGCCTCAGCCATCCAGAGGCTAGAGGCCAGTCTCGCCAAAGTAGACCCTTCATCTGGCTCTGCTACAGACATGGCTAG AACTATTCAAGGCTCTCTTCCAGTGACTCAACAAATGACCGAGATGAGCATCTCAAGAGAGGATAACCCAGATTCCCTAGAGCCTG TTGTGAGTCAGCCTACTGCGTCTAGCCCCGTCACGGCCAGCGGCGACGAGGCCAAGGAAGACACCCCCAAGCCCAAGAAGAATAAGTGCTTCATGTGCCGCAAGAGGGTGGGCCTCACAG GGTTCGACTGTCGCTGTGGGAACCTGTTCTGTGGTGTCCATCGGTACTCCGACAAGCACAACTGTCCTTACGACTACAAGGCTGAGGCAGCTGCCAAGATCCGCAAGGAGAACCCTGTTGTGGTCGCTGACAAGATCCAGAGAATATAG
- the LOC110535800 gene encoding AN1-type zinc finger protein 5 isoform X1 — MEFPMAQETNPSLTPVLCATGCGFYGNPRNNGMCSVCYKEHLNRQQSSDCSLSQLSPMGAVGSPTSEASAIQRLEASLAKVDPSSGSATDMARTIQGSLPVTQQMTEMSISREDNPDSLEPVVSQPTASSPVTASGDEAKEDTPKPKKNKCFMCRKRVGLTGFDCRCGNLFCGVHRYSDKHNCPYDYKAEAAAKIRKENPVVVADKIQRI; from the exons ATGGAATTTC CGATGGCCCAAGAGACGAACCCGAGCCTGACGCCTGTGCTTTGTGCCACTGGCTGTGGTTTCTATGGCAACCCCAGAAACAATGGCATGTGCTCGGTCTGCTACAAGGAGCATCTGAACCGACAGCAGAGTAGTGACTGCAGCTTGAGCCAACTTAGCCCAATGG GAGCAGTCGGTAGTCCTACCTCTGAGGCCTCAGCCATCCAGAGGCTAGAGGCCAGTCTCGCCAAAGTAGACCCTTCATCTGGCTCTGCTACAGACATGGCTAG AACTATTCAAGGCTCTCTTCCAGTGACTCAACAAATGACCGAGATGAGCATCTCAAGAGAGGATAACCCAGATTCCCTAGAGCCTG TTGTGAGTCAGCCTACTGCGTCTAGCCCCGTCACGGCCAGCGGCGACGAGGCCAAGGAAGACACCCCCAAGCCCAAGAAGAATAAGTGCTTCATGTGCCGCAAGAGGGTGGGCCTCACAG GGTTCGACTGTCGCTGTGGGAACCTGTTCTGTGGTGTCCATCGGTACTCCGACAAGCACAACTGTCCTTACGACTACAAGGCTGAGGCAGCTGCCAAGATCCGCAAGGAGAACCCTGTTGTGGTCGCTGACAAGATCCAGAGAATATAG